The bacterium genome segment GGATCACGTCGAGGGAGCGGACGACGACCTTCACCGGCCGGTCGTTCACGACGTGAAACTCGTTCGTGACGACGACGTTGGTCTTGCTGTCCGGATCGCCCGGGTCGAGCCCGAGAGGGTTGCCGGCGCTGATGAACTTGGCATCCGTCCGCGCGAGCCTGCCGTCGGGCCCCGGGTAGCGCACATACCACAGGAACTGGCGGCCCGTCACCTCCACCAGCTGGGCGTTGGCCGGCGGCGGGCTGTAGACGTGCGCCCAGACGATCTCGCCCAGGATCGCGAGGATGACGAGGCCGGCCGCGGGCACGAGCGTCCAGGTCAGCTCCGCCCCGAGGTGCTCGTGCCAATGGGCGGCCGGGCGGGATCCGTAGGCCGCGTACCGGATCAACGCAACCGCGACAAACAGGTGCACCGCGATGAACGCGATGCCCGTCGCGACGAGAATCGCGTTGAACATCTCGTCGGCGGCGGCGCCCTGCTTCGAGGCAAGCGGCTGCAGCCACCAAATGTGCGCCGCGACGATAAACGAGACCACCCCGGCGGCGAGGATGAAAAGAATCAGCACACCCATCCATCGCCCCGCGGCGCGCTCGTCGCGCGGCATGGTCGACCCAGAGTTCATTGGCAACGATCCTCCGGGGAAACGCGTCGTACGCCGAACCCTATCTGCCGCGGGACCCCCGCCGCGTCGGCGGCTCCCGCGATTCTTTACGAAGTTACAGAACGTTCGTCCCGGAATCCCGCCTTCCCTACTTGATCCGGCCGATCACTTCGCGACGGACAGGTTCGGCTTGGCGCCGGGCGTCACGTCGAACGTGCCGTACATGCCGAGCAGGGCGTGGCCGGGGAAGCCGCAGACGAAGAGATAGTGTCCCGCCTTGGACGCGGTGAACCGGACGTCCACGGACTTGCCGGCCAGCAGCCCGGCGGTGGCGTTCGGGGTCTCGGCGCCGGGGAACGCCGGCTGCGGCTCCGCCTGGGCGGGCAGGGCCGGGGACTTGGCGGAGCCTTTGAGCGGAACCACCTGGAAGCTGTGAGGGAGCACGGCCGTCTTGGCGTTCTCGAACTTGATGTGAACCGGCGTGCCGGGGGCGACGGTGATGGTGAGGCGGCCCTTGTCGGTGCCGTTGAAGTTCTGTCCGCCGTTCGCGGACGTTTGATTCGCGACGATCGTGAACGTGGCTTCGGCGGCGGCGTGCGCGCGAGATGCCGCGGCGGCCGCGACGGCCGAGGCGAGCAAGGCGAAACAGAGCACCCGGACAAGCGTGCGCGGAGCGAGCATTACGACCTCCTGTGAGCCGGCAGCGGGGAATGGCGGTGCCGTCAGCGTTTTTTGTTCTTCCTTATATTAGACGCGCTTCGTACGGTCGTCAAACGCCCGTTGGTTTCTCGACACCGCCGGGACCGCCCCCCTCCGAAGAATAAATGGAACGCGAAGACGGTGTTGCTACGTACGGAGGAGAAGGCATGGCGGTAGGGAATCCATGCCGGGCTCGGCCGAGGCCCCGCGTCCGCGGCGGACCAGATGGCCGGCAATGGGGAGGGGAGGGAATCTATGGTAGGGGCTTGGCGCAACCGTGTGCTCGGGCTCGTCGTAGCGGCCACGCTGGTAGTCTCGCTGGTGACGCTCGGCGGCCTCTCACGCACGCACGCCGCCGCCATGAAGACGCTCTACGTCGGCATCACGCTGCCGCTCACCGGTGCGGACGCTGAAGACGCGGAGCTGATCAAGGACGGCGCGATGCTGGCGATCGACGAGGCCAATGCGAAGGGCGGCGTGGCGGGATACAAGATCGAGGCGATCGTCCTCGACTCGGGGACCGCGACGGCCGGACAGTACGATCCGGCGCAGGCGGCCACCAACACCCGCAAGCTCGTCGCGAACATGGGCGTGGTCGCGAACATCGGCCCGCAGATGAGCGGCGAGGGCAAGGCGATGTCGGCGATTCTGAGCGAAGCCGACATGGCGACGATCACCCCCAGCTCGACGAACCCGGACATCACGGACCCTAAGTTCGCGTCGCAGTACCGGCCCAAGGGCAAAGCGGTCTACTTCCGCACCGTCACCACCGACGCGTTCCAGGGCCCGAACATGGCCAACTTCTACGCCGAGAAACTCCACGCGAAGACCGTGTACGTGCTGGATGACTCCGGCGCGTACGGCGTGGGTATCGCGGACACGTTCTCGAGGCGGGCGCAGGAAAAGGGTATCAAGATTCTCGGCCGCGATCAGCTCAATCCGAAGGAAGCCGACTACACCACGATCCTCACCAAGATCAAGGGCATGAACCCCGACGCCCTCTATTACGGCGGCGTCCAGGGCGCGGGCACCAAGCTCGCCAAGCAGGCCTACGACGTCATGCCGAAGCTCCCCAAGGGCGGCGGCGACGGCGTGTACAGCGGCGCGATGCTGAAGGGCGCGGGCTTCCCGGCCTCCGACGGCTGGTACGCGACGATCGCCGGCCCGCACCTCTTGGCCAACCCCGAAGTGCAGCCGTTCGTGAAGTCGTTCGCGGCGAAATACAACAAGCAGCCGGGCGACTACTCGATCACCGCGTATGACGCGGCGCTCGTGGTCCTCGACGCGATCAAGCGCGTCGCGGCGAAGGGCCAGACCCCGGACCGGCACAACATCCGGGACGCGATCCAGGCCAGCAGCCTGAAGACGCTTCAGGGCCCCATCTCGTTCGACCAGAACGGCGACATCAAGAGCCGGGTGGTCAGCGTGTTCCAGGTCGTCCACGACTCGAAGTTCCCGGACGACGACATTCTGCACCAGTACAAGTACATCGGCGTCGCCCCGGAGAACTAGGCCGGGACACGTGGTCTGACGCGACGGGAGCGGGCCGCCTGAGCGGCCCGCTCCCCGCGTCGGGCCGCCGTGCACCTCGACCGGCAGGAGCCGCCAGCCCGTGACCTACCACGACGTACTCGTCCAACAGATCATCAACGGCCTGAGCCTGGGGGCGATGTACTCGCTGCTCGCGCTCGGCTTCACGATGGTCTACGGCATCATCGAGCTGATCAACTTCGCCCACTTCAACGTGTTCATGATCGGCTCGTTCATCGCGGCGATCGCGCTGCACGCCGTCGGGGCGTCGGGCCAGTCCCGGATCCTCTACGGGGTGCCGCTCGTCGGTGCGCTGGCGTTCGCGTTCGCGGCGGCGATGCTGTTCTGCGGCGCGCTCGGGGTGGTCATCGAGCGGGTCGGCCTGCGGCCGATGCGGAACGTGCGGGGCACCGCGGCGATGATCACCACGATCGGCATCTCCTATATCCTCTTCAACGTCGTGCTGCTGCGGACCGGCGCCTCCACCCTCAACTATCCCAATCCGGTGCCGGTGCTCGGCTGGTCGATCGGGGGAGCGACCCTGCGCCTGCGGGAGATTCTGCTGTGGAGCGTGTCGCTCGTCCTGATGGGCGGCCTGCACCTCTTCGTGCGCAGGAGCAAGATCGGGAAAGCGATGCGCGCCACGGCCCAGGATTCCGAGGCGGCGCGGATGATGGGCATCGACGTCGACCGCGTCGTCATGCTGACGTTCTTCATCGGCTCGGCCCTCGCCGGCGCGGCGGGCATGATCTTCGGGCTCTACTACAACTTCACGAGCTTCATCATCGGCTATACGGCCGGGCTCCGCGCGTTCACCGCGGCGGTGCTCGGCGGCATCGGGAACGTGCTCGGCGCGATGATGGGTGGGGTGATCATCGGTCTGATCGAGGCGCTCGGCGGTCAGCTGCTCGCCGTTCGGTGGACGGACATCATCATCTTCGGCATTCTGATCATCGTGCTGGTGTTCCGTCCGACCGGGCTCCTGGGCATCGCCTCGCCGAACAAGTCGTGAGCGTACGCCGTGGCTGACGTCACGCCCGTTCCGGCCGTCGAGGTCGACCAGGTCGCCCGGCCGTCGCGGGCGCGGCGCGGCGTCTGGGACGCGATGGCCCGTCCGCTCGCGGGTCCGTTGGACCGGATTCCGGCCCACGTGCGGAGCCGGCTCACGGGGATCGCGCTGCTCGCCGCGGCGGTGCTGTTCCCGATCGTCCATTCGAACGGCGGCGACGTGGACGCCGCGACGAACGCCCTGTGCTTCGCGGCGCTCGCCCTCGGCCTCAACATCGTCGTCGGCTTCGCCGGCCTCTTGGACCTGGGCTACGCCGCGTTCTTCGCGATCGGGGCGTACACGTACGGCATCCTGGCGTCGGGTCAGGTGCACCCGCTCTGGACGCCGGCGTGGCAGCCGCTGCAGACCCTCGGGCTCGTCAGCCGCTTCCACTTCCAAGGCATCCCCGACACGGTGCAGTTCCACTTCTCCTTCTGGTGGATGCTGCCCGGGGCGGCGATTGTCGCGGCGCTCTTCGGCGTCCTCTTCGGCGCGCCCACGCTCCGGTTGAAAGGCGACTACCTGGCGATCGTCACCCTCGGGTTCGGCGAGATCATCCCGATCGTCGTCCGCAACGCGCAGACGCTGACGAACGGCGCGATGGGGCTGAACGGCGTGCTCGCACCGCAGACCTTCGGCTACAGCTTCGGCGTCAACGCGACGCCGTACTATTACGTCGCCGTCGGGATGATCATGCTGCTCGTCTTCGTGAGCTACCGGCTCAAGTCGTCCCGCGTCGGGCGGGCCTGGATGGCGATCCGCGAGGACGAGATCGCCGCGGGCGCGATGGGCGTCAACCGCGTGCGCCTCAAGCTCCTCGCCTTCGCGGTCGGGGCGGGTTTCGCCGGGATGACGGGCACCCTCTACATCGCCAAGCTGCAGACGGCGACGCCGGACATGTTCATGTTTCCGGTGTCGGTGATGGTGCTCGTGATGATCGTGCTCGGCGGGATGGGCAGTGTCCCCGGCGTCGTGGTCGGGGCGCTCTTGCTGCAACTGCTGCAGTCGTGGTTCCTCCAGGACATGACGCAGTGGATCCACGCGCTGGGGCGGATCACCGGGATCGAGATGTTCCAGCACGTCGAGTTGGCGCAGACGATCGAGTTGATCTTCGGCATCATTCTGGTCACGATGATGCTCTACCGACGCCAGGGTTTGATTCCCGCCTCGCGCACAACCGCCGCGCTCTCGCTGGAAGAGCAGGCCGCGCACCCGTCCCGCGGCGGCATCGGGCTCTCGTTGAGCCGGCTCAGCCGGGCGCCGGTGCCCGACGCCGCGCCGCTGCTCGAGACGCGCGCTCTGACCAAGCGGTTCGGCGGCATTACCGCGGTTCGCGGCGTCGATCTGGTCGTCCCGCCGCACTCGGTGGTCGGCCTCATCGGGCCGAACGGGTCCGGCAAGACCACGTTCTTCAATCTGGTGACCGGGCTCGACACGCCGGACTCCGGCCAGATTCTCTTTGCGGGTAAAAGCATCACGGGGCTGCCCGCGCACGCCGTCGTCGAACGCGGCCTCGCCCGCACGTTCCAGACGCTGCGGCTCTTCCCGGACATGACCGTCCTCGAGAACGTCCTCGTCGGCATGCACGCGTGGACGCATGCCAACGCGGTCGGCGCGGTGGTGCGCCCGGCTTCCGTTCGC includes the following:
- a CDS encoding branched-chain amino acid ABC transporter substrate-binding protein, with product MVGAWRNRVLGLVVAATLVVSLVTLGGLSRTHAAAMKTLYVGITLPLTGADAEDAELIKDGAMLAIDEANAKGGVAGYKIEAIVLDSGTATAGQYDPAQAATNTRKLVANMGVVANIGPQMSGEGKAMSAILSEADMATITPSSTNPDITDPKFASQYRPKGKAVYFRTVTTDAFQGPNMANFYAEKLHAKTVYVLDDSGAYGVGIADTFSRRAQEKGIKILGRDQLNPKEADYTTILTKIKGMNPDALYYGGVQGAGTKLAKQAYDVMPKLPKGGGDGVYSGAMLKGAGFPASDGWYATIAGPHLLANPEVQPFVKSFAAKYNKQPGDYSITAYDAALVVLDAIKRVAAKGQTPDRHNIRDAIQASSLKTLQGPISFDQNGDIKSRVVSVFQVVHDSKFPDDDILHQYKYIGVAPEN
- a CDS encoding sulfocyanin-like copper-binding protein, yielding MLAPRTLVRVLCFALLASAVAAAAASRAHAAAEATFTIVANQTSANGGQNFNGTDKGRLTITVAPGTPVHIKFENAKTAVLPHSFQVVPLKGSAKSPALPAQAEPQPAFPGAETPNATAGLLAGKSVDVRFTASKAGHYLFVCGFPGHALLGMYGTFDVTPGAKPNLSVAK
- a CDS encoding branched-chain amino acid ABC transporter permease, with translation MTYHDVLVQQIINGLSLGAMYSLLALGFTMVYGIIELINFAHFNVFMIGSFIAAIALHAVGASGQSRILYGVPLVGALAFAFAAAMLFCGALGVVIERVGLRPMRNVRGTAAMITTIGISYILFNVVLLRTGASTLNYPNPVPVLGWSIGGATLRLREILLWSVSLVLMGGLHLFVRRSKIGKAMRATAQDSEAARMMGIDVDRVVMLTFFIGSALAGAAGMIFGLYYNFTSFIIGYTAGLRAFTAAVLGGIGNVLGAMMGGVIIGLIEALGGQLLAVRWTDIIIFGILIIVLVFRPTGLLGIASPNKS
- a CDS encoding cytochrome c oxidase subunit II transmembrane domain-containing protein; the protein is MNSGSTMPRDERAAGRWMGVLILFILAAGVVSFIVAAHIWWLQPLASKQGAAADEMFNAILVATGIAFIAVHLFVAVALIRYAAYGSRPAAHWHEHLGAELTWTLVPAAGLVILAILGEIVWAHVYSPPPANAQLVEVTGRQFLWYVRYPGPDGRLARTDAKFISAGNPLGLDPGDPDSKTNVVVTNEFHVVNDRPVKVVVRSLDVIHSFFLPNFRVKQDAVPGRTISIWFTPDRAGAYQIACAQLCGVGHYTMRGNMVVEADQAAFDAWLAKQEQH
- a CDS encoding ATP-binding cassette domain-containing protein, which codes for MADVTPVPAVEVDQVARPSRARRGVWDAMARPLAGPLDRIPAHVRSRLTGIALLAAAVLFPIVHSNGGDVDAATNALCFAALALGLNIVVGFAGLLDLGYAAFFAIGAYTYGILASGQVHPLWTPAWQPLQTLGLVSRFHFQGIPDTVQFHFSFWWMLPGAAIVAALFGVLFGAPTLRLKGDYLAIVTLGFGEIIPIVVRNAQTLTNGAMGLNGVLAPQTFGYSFGVNATPYYYVAVGMIMLLVFVSYRLKSSRVGRAWMAIREDEIAAGAMGVNRVRLKLLAFAVGAGFAGMTGTLYIAKLQTATPDMFMFPVSVMVLVMIVLGGMGSVPGVVVGALLLQLLQSWFLQDMTQWIHALGRITGIEMFQHVELAQTIELIFGIILVTMMLYRRQGLIPASRTTAALSLEEQAAHPSRGGIGLSLSRLSRAPVPDAAPLLETRALTKRFGGITAVRGVDLVVPPHSVVGLIGPNGSGKTTFFNLVTGLDTPDSGQILFAGKSITGLPAHAVVERGLARTFQTLRLFPDMTVLENVLVGMHAWTHANAVGAVVRPASVRTEERESVDWAMEVLRIFGNRLTPRVNHLASSLSYANRRRLEIARAIASRPSMLLLDEPTAGMNPAETLELADQIRSLKDMGLTILLIEHKLNVVNTISDKVAVLDYGEKIAEGTAEEVHRNPDVIRAYLGRASAARV